In Timaviella obliquedivisa GSE-PSE-MK23-08B, the sequence TTCCCGTGATTCTTGGTCTATGGGGTCAGCCGATTGTCGAGAAAGCATTTGAGTGAAAGATTGCCAGTTCAATTCCCATAGCTCTAAGAGGATGTTTGAAAAGTCAGCTAGTCGGTAAAAAAGCTCTCTCAGTGTAAGCTGCGAATAGAAAGCACGCAGCACCGAGAAAGCAATATGAGTAAAGCATATCCCAGCAATCTGACTACTGG encodes:
- a CDS encoding MEKHLA domain-containing protein, with the translated sequence SSQIAGICFTHIAFSVLRAFYSQLTLRELFYRLADFSNILLELWELNWQSFTQMLSRQSADPIDQESRERLLAVAKQTGYISDYRGVRASSTGKRFWIENVTLWNVLNEQQQPCGQAATFTQWQFIKEWSLDLT